A stretch of DNA from Gottschalkia acidurici 9a:
TACACAAAATTCGGGTAGTTACAAATTTGTTGGAATTCTTGTAATAGTAGCTGCTATAGCACTCCTTGGATTAAATACTAGTGGGTTTGACATGGAAGAGAAACTTAGTAATGCCTCCTTTGTGGTGATTTTCGCGATCGGAGTCCTCACTTCAATTCACTGTATAGGAATGTGCGGTGGTATTATGATTTCTCAAAGTTTGTCAACAGAAAGTACAAACAAATTTGAAGCTATTAAGCCATCTCTTTTATATAATCTAGGAAGAGTTATATCTTATACTATTATTGGTGGAATAATAGGTGCTCTTGGTTCAGTTTTTTCTTTTTCAATTGTAACAAAAGCTGCTATACAAATATTTGCTGGTATATTCATGATTATTATGGGATTAAACATGTCAGGGTTTAGTATGTTCAGAAGATTTCATATCAAACTACCAAATTTTTTATGCAGAACTAAAACTAATTCTACATCTCCATTTATTGTTGGTTTTTTTAATGGTCTCATGCCTTGTGGTCCACTTCAAACTATGCAGCTTTTCGTTTTAGGTACAGGCAGTGCAGCAAAAGGTGCTTTATCGATGTTCATTTTTTCCATGGGAACCGTGCCTCTCATGTTAACATTTGGTGCACTTTCAGGTCTTTTAAGTAAAGGAAATACTAAAAAAATTCTTAAATTTAGTGGTGTTCTTATAATCATTCTTGGCTTAATTATGGGCAATAGAGGATTTGTTCTAGCAGGTATAGATATCAATCCTTTGTCATCAATTAGAAGTAAATCTGGTAACCTTCTATTTGGAAATCCTAATAATTCTTCTAGTTCAGACGTAGCTAAGGCTACTATAGAAAATGGTGTTCAAATTATAAATATGACTGCTGATAATAATGGTTTTTCTCCTAATGCTTTTTATGTTCAGAAAGGAATTCCCGTTAAGTGGATAATAGATGGTAAGGAACTTACTTCGTGTAATAATGCTATTGTGATACAATCCTTAAATAAAGAACAAAAAATAAAGAGTGGAGAAAATATTATAGAGTTCAATCCAGGTGATAAAGATATAAATTTCAGCTGTTGGATGGGTATGTTAAGAGGAGTAATAAAAGTTGTAGATGATCTTGATGCTATTGATATATCAAAACCAGATCCGTCACTACCTCCTGCGAGTAAAAGCCCAAGCTGTTGTGCAAGTCCTGTTGACGAAAGCTCTGATTCTGAACCTTCTAATGAACCTAGTATTTATGGTGATGATACATCTCAGGTTCCAACTGAAAAATTTATTAGTAAAGCTTCCACTCTTGGGAAATATTATAGTGCTGAATTTAAGGGTATTGGATATGAATTTCAGCCACTATTAATAGTTACTGACTATAAGTTAAAGACAAAACTTTTTTTCAATTTAGATGATTTTGATAATATTGGAGGAGAGTACTTAATTGTAGATACAGTCACTGGGGAAGAGGTTAATTCCTTTAATTCTGAAAATAAAGTAAGCGAGATAGAACTTACTCCTGACAAGGCTGGTGTTTATGCTGTATTAAACCCTAACGGTATTCTAGGCATAATTGAAGTTGTTGATGATTTAAGTACAGTTGATTTAGAAGAAATGAGGGATAAATATATTAAGAAATAGATATTAAATATAATAAAAGAGAAGAATATGATAAAAATCATAAAGACTTCTCTTTTATTATTCTTTAGTTATTTATTTTTATTAACTGTCTTCTTGTTAACGTTAGGTGACTTATTTAAATCGCAACAATCAAGTCTACCAGTACCAAAAGACTGGTTATTTTGCTCTTCAATTTTTTTTAAGAAATTTTTTAAAAATTGTTTTATTTTTTTCATAGTATATTCCCCTTTTGAAACTTATTTTGAAATATCTATACTTCTTCATATATATTATACATAAATGTTATGTAGATAGTATGTAGAATTATTAATTAGTTTAACTCACTGTATTAACTAAATTTAATTATTTGTGGAAAAGTTAAATATAAAGATTTCAATAGAAAGGAGTTATCATCTATGAGAACTTCTAATCGTTTTGTGAAACAAATATGTAAATGAAAAGTCATAAAGAGAAGAATCATATATAACATTTCTTCTCTTTACTTCTAATCATGCTCTATTAACTATAAGATAGTTTTTATTAGAGATTTAATCTAATATAACTATTTCTTCTGTTTTTTCAATATCTTCTCTCAAAGCATTTCCTACTGCACAAAGCTCATCAACTAATTTTAAATATTCTCTTATTTCTTCTTTTGTATTTGTAGTTTTTATTTTATAAATTATATGAATACTTTTGACAGACTTTGCTGGAATTTTAGTTTCTCCTACAAATCCTTTATCTTCAGCTTCTGCACTAATTTCTATAGATAAGTTTTCAAAATTTATATTTCTAAATCTAGATAGAGAAACAAAAGATAACAGCTTACATCCTGCTAATGCATTTATTAACATTTCTCCAGGTGTCATACCTCTATCTTCTTTTGACACATCCATAATTAGATTGTGATCTCTTGATATAGATTGGACTGTTAGTCCATCTTTATATGTCGCTACACACTTCATACAACCATCTCCTTAGTAAAATTAAATACTTTTCTTCATTTAAATAGTGTAAACTATTAGTTGAATAAACAACACATGTTGTTTATAATAAATATATATAATTATTTTATTATTTACAATGGTTAAAAAGTATATAGTGTTGTTTAAACAACATATCATAACATTTGTATAAAAAGGAGTGATAACTAAGTGGCTGTCTTAAAAGAAGATCCCCGTATTCTTAGAACAAAAAAACTTATTATAGATGCTTTTATTTCTCTAGTAAAAGAGAAAGATTTTCATAGCATATCCATAAAAGATATAACAAATTTAGCCAATATTAACCGTTCCACCTTTTATAGTCATTTCTCAGATAAGTATATTCTACTTGAAAAAATAGTAGATCAAATGATGTTCCATAAAAAATTTGAGCAAGTTGTAGATAAAGAAGATCTGGATTCAGATACCCTTAGACTTTTAGTTTATTCATTTTGTGACTTTGCTGATGAATCAAAAGAAACTTTTAAACATAATTATAATACTGTAATTGCCTTAACAGAAGAAAGAGTTAAACGTATAGTCGTTAATATAATCGTAACCTTTTTAAAGTCTAAGGACAGAGAACAAAATATAATGATTGCAACTATGCTTGCTTCTTCTATTTGCAGTGCTTCGTGTTTATGGATTAACGAAAATAAAAAAGTTCCAATTGAGACTTTCTTTGATCAAATACATCCTTTTCTTATGGGTGCTATAAAGGAGATAATTTAAACTGCTGTGTTAATTTATCTTTTATTAAGCTTTGCTTTAATTTAGTGTTGATATTTGATTACTTTCTGAAAGTTAGGTTGTGATGTAGGTATAAGCAGTTATGGAAGTTAAAGAAATAAGGTTCTCTAAAGATAAAGTATATCCTTATTGCAAATGTGAAGTATTTTTTGCCTATTCATATAAAGGAACCAAAGCAGTCTATATATTTAATTTATATTTTCAATGGAGTTATAATCCACATACTATGTATAATAAGAATATAAACTAATGAATAATTGTATTCTAATTATTTGTTGATGATTTATATAATAGGAGGTATTTACTTGAACAATAATAAAGATAATGACCTTTCTAAATATCTTGTCATTGGAATGATAATTGGTTTATTTGTAGGTGTTGTTTTTTCGATAATTATGAGAAATAACACTTTCTTTGCAATAAGTGGTACAGGTTTTGGTCTAATATTTGGTTTACTAATTGCAAATATTATATGGTGTTTAAAAAAGTGGACAAGTTAATCTGTCCACTTTTAGTATGCTCATATATTAACATTGATTTAAAGCGGAGCCTTTTATTAAAATTAATAACCTCTAATTAATAAATCCTTATTATGATAGGTATTAATATGACATTTTCAATAATATACTTTTAATAATTTAATATTTATTATCACAGCAGTTTTTAAAGTTTACTCCTTTTTAAAGTAAACTTTAAAAACTGTTCCTT
This window harbors:
- a CDS encoding TetR/AcrR family transcriptional regulator; this translates as MAVLKEDPRILRTKKLIIDAFISLVKEKDFHSISIKDITNLANINRSTFYSHFSDKYILLEKIVDQMMFHKKFEQVVDKEDLDSDTLRLLVYSFCDFADESKETFKHNYNTVIALTEERVKRIVVNIIVTFLKSKDREQNIMIATMLASSICSASCLWINENKKVPIETFFDQIHPFLMGAIKEII
- a CDS encoding LDCC motif putative metal-binding protein translates to MKKIKQFLKNFLKKIEEQNNQSFGTGRLDCCDLNKSPNVNKKTVNKNK
- a CDS encoding sulfite exporter TauE/SafE family protein, coding for MDIKVEKIKVYGMTCPSCENRIEKVIKKLDGVLSVKASYSYQFVEVEYVDGLCRLEQIKTYIENAGYTTQNSGSYKFVGILVIVAAIALLGLNTSGFDMEEKLSNASFVVIFAIGVLTSIHCIGMCGGIMISQSLSTESTNKFEAIKPSLLYNLGRVISYTIIGGIIGALGSVFSFSIVTKAAIQIFAGIFMIIMGLNMSGFSMFRRFHIKLPNFLCRTKTNSTSPFIVGFFNGLMPCGPLQTMQLFVLGTGSAAKGALSMFIFSMGTVPLMLTFGALSGLLSKGNTKKILKFSGVLIIILGLIMGNRGFVLAGIDINPLSSIRSKSGNLLFGNPNNSSSSDVAKATIENGVQIINMTADNNGFSPNAFYVQKGIPVKWIIDGKELTSCNNAIVIQSLNKEQKIKSGENIIEFNPGDKDINFSCWMGMLRGVIKVVDDLDAIDISKPDPSLPPASKSPSCCASPVDESSDSEPSNEPSIYGDDTSQVPTEKFISKASTLGKYYSAEFKGIGYEFQPLLIVTDYKLKTKLFFNLDDFDNIGGEYLIVDTVTGEEVNSFNSENKVSEIELTPDKAGVYAVLNPNGILGIIEVVDDLSTVDLEEMRDKYIKK
- a CDS encoding OsmC family protein gives rise to the protein MKCVATYKDGLTVQSISRDHNLIMDVSKEDRGMTPGEMLINALAGCKLLSFVSLSRFRNINFENLSIEISAEAEDKGFVGETKIPAKSVKSIHIIYKIKTTNTKEEIREYLKLVDELCAVGNALREDIEKTEEIVILD